In the genome of Pelodiscus sinensis isolate JC-2024 chromosome 3, ASM4963464v1, whole genome shotgun sequence, one region contains:
- the IL20RA gene encoding interleukin-20 receptor subunit alpha isoform X2 gives MCVPRSWRRAGAPWLLMLQLLLPSPGAPELYCSLPSPRNVHFESKNLKNLLHWSPPEGLGEGVLYNVKYLIYGIGKWIKKSECKNISRTWCDLSSETHNHEDQYYAKVKVFSGGNCSNWTETARFNPLTDTKIDPPMVTVSSTERSISIVLTAPEKWKRTLEERSVSLHQVYSGLQYNVSVFNKKTKKRWVFSIKNNTLVVPRLESNIVYCVSVQTYVTTPLLLSEFSEEHCIATLKDPTVEQTVTIVFGYILPIILTAFIVSMAGYCVHRYIHVSKQKHPPNLVLQYTNKFDETVFMPSEKIVVNFITLNIVDEYKTSQETTNLIHRTSHNCSSIHDESSVDEPLTRALEVNCLADTSEDVKILPDSVRYRNCSPRCQHGFRYALGQKNEGAVEYALDVRPAELFPVQKVQECGSTEKSSEPRELLDEPQITLRDLADSKIGQSYCPQLDVQVTDVCLVQELKELNWMEKAATPEVLLGEPQSDLVNVDTEKIEQSYHPQLRTITQSPQEQTGTMGVEEEDEQTILVDWDPHTGKLFIPTLSSFEHDTHEEVLEHEACDQPADEGLLSKLYERQVSVEPSEDQEPYLLQFKEQWGLHVKMED, from the exons AGCTGTACTGTTCTTTGCCCAGTCCTAGGAATGTCCATTTTGAATCAAAAAACCTGAAGAATCTTCTGCACTGGTCACCACCAGAAGGACTGGGAGAGGGAGTACTCTATAATGTAAAGTATTTGAT ATATGGCATAGGTAAATGGATTAAAAAGTCAGAATGCAAGAACATCAGCAGAACATGGTGTGACCTCTCCAGTGAAACACATAATCATGAAGACCAATACTATGCAAAAGTAAAAGTCTTCTCCGGTGGCAACTGTTCCAACTGGACAGAAACTGCACGGTTCAATCCTCTCACAGATA CTAAAATTGATCCACCAATGGTTACTGTGTCTTCCACTGAAAGGTCTATATCAATAGTTCTCACTGCTCCTGAGAAATGGAAAAGAACCCTTGAAGAGAGATCTGTATCTTTGCACCAAGTCTACTCTGGCCTGCAATATAATGTGTCTGTATTCAACAAAAAAACTAAGAAAAGG TGGGTGTTCTCCATTAAAAACAATACACTGGTTGTGCCCCGGTTGGAATCCAATATAGTTTACTGTGTCAGCGTACAGACATACGTTACAACACCACTTTTGCTTAGTGAATTTTCTGAAGAACACTGCATTGCTACTCTGAAAG ACCCAACTGTAGAACAGACTGTAACAATTGTATTTGGATACATTCTGCCCATCATTTTAACAGCCTTCATTGTCTCAATGGCAGGCTATTGTGTGCATAGATATATTCATGTCAGCAAACAAAAGCATCCACCTAACCTG GTATTGCAGTACACCAATAAATTTGATGAAACGGTTTTTATGCCTTCTGAAAAAATAGTGGTTAACTTCATCACTCTTAATATAGTGGATGAGTACAAGACTTCCCAAGAAACCACAAATTTAATACATAGGACCAGCCACAACTGCAGTTCCATTCATGACGAAAGCAGTGTTGATGAGCCTCTGACAAGAGCCTTAGAAGTGAACTGTTTGGCTGATACTTCCGAAGATGTTAAAATTTTACCTGACTCTGTGAGATATCGGAACTGCTCACCACGATGCCAGCATGGATTCCGCTATGCTTTGGGTCAGAAGAATGAAGGGGCTGTAGAGTATGCACTTGATGTGAGGCCTGCAGAACTTTTTCCTGTGCAAAAGGTACAAGAATGTGGTTCAACAGAGAAGTCTTCTGAACCAAGAGAACTGCTAGATGAGCCACAAATAACTCTGAGGGACTTGGCTGACAGTAAAATAGGACAGTCGTACTGTCCCCAGCTTGATGTGCAAGTTACAGATGTGTGTTTGGTGCAGGAACTAAAAGAACTAAATTGGATGGAGAAGGCTGCTACACCAGAGGTACTGCTGGGTGAGCCACAGAGTGATTTGGTGAATGTGGATACTGAAAAGATAGAGCAGTCTTACCATCCCCAGTTAAGAACAATAACACAGAGCCCCCAGGAGCAAACTGGGACAATGGGGGTGGAAGAAGAGGATGAACAGACAATATTAGTAGACTGGGATCCTCATACTGGAAAACTTTTTATACCTACATTGTCCAGTTTTGAGCATGATACACATGAAGAAGTACTTGAGCATGAAGCATGTGATCAGCCTGCTGACGAGGGACTTTTGTCCAAACTCTATGAGAGGCAGGTGTCTGTTGAGCCATCAGAAGACCAAGAACCATATCTCCTGCAGTTCAAGGAACAGTGGGGTTTGCATGTAAAAATGGAAGACTGA
- the IL20RA gene encoding interleukin-20 receptor subunit alpha isoform X1, with protein MCVPRSWRRAGAPWLLMLQLLLPSPGAPAELYCSLPSPRNVHFESKNLKNLLHWSPPEGLGEGVLYNVKYLIYGIGKWIKKSECKNISRTWCDLSSETHNHEDQYYAKVKVFSGGNCSNWTETARFNPLTDTKIDPPMVTVSSTERSISIVLTAPEKWKRTLEERSVSLHQVYSGLQYNVSVFNKKTKKRWVFSIKNNTLVVPRLESNIVYCVSVQTYVTTPLLLSEFSEEHCIATLKDPTVEQTVTIVFGYILPIILTAFIVSMAGYCVHRYIHVSKQKHPPNLVLQYTNKFDETVFMPSEKIVVNFITLNIVDEYKTSQETTNLIHRTSHNCSSIHDESSVDEPLTRALEVNCLADTSEDVKILPDSVRYRNCSPRCQHGFRYALGQKNEGAVEYALDVRPAELFPVQKVQECGSTEKSSEPRELLDEPQITLRDLADSKIGQSYCPQLDVQVTDVCLVQELKELNWMEKAATPEVLLGEPQSDLVNVDTEKIEQSYHPQLRTITQSPQEQTGTMGVEEEDEQTILVDWDPHTGKLFIPTLSSFEHDTHEEVLEHEACDQPADEGLLSKLYERQVSVEPSEDQEPYLLQFKEQWGLHVKMED; from the exons CAGAGCTGTACTGTTCTTTGCCCAGTCCTAGGAATGTCCATTTTGAATCAAAAAACCTGAAGAATCTTCTGCACTGGTCACCACCAGAAGGACTGGGAGAGGGAGTACTCTATAATGTAAAGTATTTGAT ATATGGCATAGGTAAATGGATTAAAAAGTCAGAATGCAAGAACATCAGCAGAACATGGTGTGACCTCTCCAGTGAAACACATAATCATGAAGACCAATACTATGCAAAAGTAAAAGTCTTCTCCGGTGGCAACTGTTCCAACTGGACAGAAACTGCACGGTTCAATCCTCTCACAGATA CTAAAATTGATCCACCAATGGTTACTGTGTCTTCCACTGAAAGGTCTATATCAATAGTTCTCACTGCTCCTGAGAAATGGAAAAGAACCCTTGAAGAGAGATCTGTATCTTTGCACCAAGTCTACTCTGGCCTGCAATATAATGTGTCTGTATTCAACAAAAAAACTAAGAAAAGG TGGGTGTTCTCCATTAAAAACAATACACTGGTTGTGCCCCGGTTGGAATCCAATATAGTTTACTGTGTCAGCGTACAGACATACGTTACAACACCACTTTTGCTTAGTGAATTTTCTGAAGAACACTGCATTGCTACTCTGAAAG ACCCAACTGTAGAACAGACTGTAACAATTGTATTTGGATACATTCTGCCCATCATTTTAACAGCCTTCATTGTCTCAATGGCAGGCTATTGTGTGCATAGATATATTCATGTCAGCAAACAAAAGCATCCACCTAACCTG GTATTGCAGTACACCAATAAATTTGATGAAACGGTTTTTATGCCTTCTGAAAAAATAGTGGTTAACTTCATCACTCTTAATATAGTGGATGAGTACAAGACTTCCCAAGAAACCACAAATTTAATACATAGGACCAGCCACAACTGCAGTTCCATTCATGACGAAAGCAGTGTTGATGAGCCTCTGACAAGAGCCTTAGAAGTGAACTGTTTGGCTGATACTTCCGAAGATGTTAAAATTTTACCTGACTCTGTGAGATATCGGAACTGCTCACCACGATGCCAGCATGGATTCCGCTATGCTTTGGGTCAGAAGAATGAAGGGGCTGTAGAGTATGCACTTGATGTGAGGCCTGCAGAACTTTTTCCTGTGCAAAAGGTACAAGAATGTGGTTCAACAGAGAAGTCTTCTGAACCAAGAGAACTGCTAGATGAGCCACAAATAACTCTGAGGGACTTGGCTGACAGTAAAATAGGACAGTCGTACTGTCCCCAGCTTGATGTGCAAGTTACAGATGTGTGTTTGGTGCAGGAACTAAAAGAACTAAATTGGATGGAGAAGGCTGCTACACCAGAGGTACTGCTGGGTGAGCCACAGAGTGATTTGGTGAATGTGGATACTGAAAAGATAGAGCAGTCTTACCATCCCCAGTTAAGAACAATAACACAGAGCCCCCAGGAGCAAACTGGGACAATGGGGGTGGAAGAAGAGGATGAACAGACAATATTAGTAGACTGGGATCCTCATACTGGAAAACTTTTTATACCTACATTGTCCAGTTTTGAGCATGATACACATGAAGAAGTACTTGAGCATGAAGCATGTGATCAGCCTGCTGACGAGGGACTTTTGTCCAAACTCTATGAGAGGCAGGTGTCTGTTGAGCCATCAGAAGACCAAGAACCATATCTCCTGCAGTTCAAGGAACAGTGGGGTTTGCATGTAAAAATGGAAGACTGA